A region of Kribbella sp. NBC_01245 DNA encodes the following proteins:
- a CDS encoding ABC transporter permease: MSVIAVERIKLLSTRSPWWCMAVAAVLSIGVSALTAGLTSDEAAVSIFDTQNGVQLSQMVMTVMAALAVTTEYRFGTIRTSFQAVPSRTKLLLGKTAVVAGLAALVGLIASFGALGIGMLLAPGADLNVSGSEWRLIAGQGIVYALAAVIAVAVGALLRQSAAAVAILILWPLLVENLVMLIPKVGDDMNRWAPFANASSFINQGQNLGISGGGEGAGSGIEYALSPWGALLYFALFAAVMLGLAVLVTNKRDA, encoded by the coding sequence ATGTCGGTGATCGCAGTCGAGCGGATCAAACTGCTCTCCACCCGTTCGCCGTGGTGGTGTATGGCCGTCGCGGCCGTGCTGTCGATCGGCGTCTCGGCCCTGACCGCCGGCCTGACCTCGGATGAGGCGGCCGTGAGCATCTTCGACACCCAGAACGGCGTCCAGCTGAGCCAGATGGTGATGACGGTGATGGCCGCACTCGCGGTCACGACCGAGTACCGGTTCGGCACCATCCGGACCAGCTTCCAGGCCGTTCCGAGCCGGACCAAGTTGCTGCTGGGCAAGACCGCGGTTGTCGCGGGCCTGGCCGCACTGGTCGGCCTGATCGCGAGCTTCGGTGCACTGGGTATCGGCATGCTGCTCGCGCCGGGCGCTGACCTGAACGTGAGCGGGTCGGAGTGGCGGCTGATCGCCGGCCAGGGCATTGTCTACGCCCTCGCGGCCGTGATCGCCGTCGCCGTGGGTGCGTTGTTGCGGCAAAGCGCCGCGGCCGTCGCCATCCTGATCCTCTGGCCGTTGCTGGTCGAGAACCTGGTCATGCTGATCCCGAAGGTCGGCGACGACATGAACCGGTGGGCGCCCTTCGCGAACGCCTCCTCGTTCATCAACCAGGGCCAGAATCTGGGCATCTCCGGTGGTGGTGAAGGCGCCGGCAGCGGCATCGAGTACGCGCTGTCTCCCTGGGGTGCGCTGCTCTACTTCGCCCTCTTCGCCGCGGTCATGCTCGGCCTGGCGGTCCTCGTGACCAACAAGCGCGACGCGTAA
- a CDS encoding DUF7059 domain-containing protein, whose protein sequence is MISRLRSVLADSGYTVDGVAARLGDAHAALGRNETTPAWRVTDSGDPLDTLIRLFLLQRWVSKDLVEIAFGAPVEDFPDLFVADGKEVKALLDVRPYAEDDRSWWVIADLTPGLDGRREPMRTDYVLGIAPASISLVNLTVPVRVDSALDIGTGCGIQALHLAEKSGRVVATDVNPHALRLAGWTAELNNVEIDVREGSLYEPVEGERFDLIVSNPPYVIAPPSDGKLTYRETGFAGDAVVERLLRQAPGHLTEGGWCQLLANWTHVRGEDWQDRLAGWTGGREAWAVQREVLDPAEYVELWLRDAGLHGRPEYVRRYDEWLSWLDEQRVEAIGMGWITLRNVPGELVAEAWPYEIEQPIGPHVLSRFERDTPDDLLEQHLVVAADVVEETAGPPGAEDPATIVLRRQRGMRRAEQADTVLAGFVGACDGDLSVGQILGALADLLGRPLEDLHRDYLPKITGLLREGFLDTV, encoded by the coding sequence ATGATCTCGCGCCTGCGTTCGGTCCTCGCGGACTCGGGCTATACGGTCGACGGCGTGGCGGCCCGGCTGGGTGACGCCCACGCCGCGCTGGGCCGGAACGAGACCACTCCGGCTTGGCGGGTCACCGACTCGGGCGATCCGCTCGACACCTTGATCCGGCTCTTCCTCTTGCAGCGATGGGTCTCGAAAGACCTTGTGGAGATAGCTTTCGGCGCTCCGGTCGAGGATTTCCCCGACTTGTTCGTTGCCGACGGCAAGGAGGTCAAGGCGCTGCTGGACGTCCGGCCGTACGCCGAGGACGACCGCTCCTGGTGGGTCATCGCCGACCTGACGCCGGGCCTCGATGGACGGCGTGAGCCGATGCGTACGGACTACGTGCTCGGTATCGCTCCCGCCAGTATCAGCCTGGTCAACCTCACCGTTCCGGTCCGCGTCGACAGCGCGCTCGACATCGGCACCGGCTGCGGCATCCAGGCCTTGCACCTCGCGGAAAAGTCCGGCCGGGTCGTCGCGACCGACGTCAATCCCCACGCGTTGCGGTTGGCGGGTTGGACCGCCGAGCTGAACAACGTCGAGATCGACGTACGCGAAGGCAGTCTGTACGAGCCCGTTGAAGGCGAGCGATTCGACCTGATCGTGAGCAATCCGCCGTACGTCATCGCGCCCCCGAGCGACGGCAAACTCACCTACCGCGAAACGGGTTTCGCCGGCGACGCCGTGGTCGAACGCCTGCTCCGCCAAGCGCCCGGCCACCTCACCGAAGGCGGTTGGTGCCAGCTTCTCGCCAACTGGACGCACGTCCGCGGCGAGGACTGGCAGGACCGGCTCGCGGGCTGGACTGGTGGTCGCGAAGCGTGGGCCGTCCAGCGCGAGGTCCTCGATCCGGCCGAGTACGTCGAGCTCTGGCTGCGCGATGCGGGTCTGCACGGGCGGCCCGAATACGTCCGCCGGTACGACGAATGGCTCAGCTGGCTGGACGAACAACGCGTCGAGGCCATCGGCATGGGGTGGATCACCTTGCGCAACGTGCCGGGGGAGCTGGTCGCCGAGGCCTGGCCGTACGAGATCGAGCAGCCGATCGGCCCGCACGTGCTATCCCGCTTCGAGCGCGATACCCCCGACGACCTGCTCGAGCAGCATCTGGTCGTGGCGGCGGACGTGGTCGAGGAGACGGCCGGCCCGCCCGGTGCCGAGGACCCGGCCACGATCGTGCTCCGCCGCCAGCGCGGGATGCGCCGGGCCGAACAGGCCGACACGGTGCTCGCGGGATTCGTCGGCGCCTGCGATGGAGACCTTAGCGTCGGGCAGATCCTCGGCGCCCTGGCCGACCTACTCGGCCGGCCGTTGGAAGACCTGCACCGCGACTACTTGCCCAAGATCACCGGGTTGCTGCGGGAAGGCTTCCTCGACACGGTTTAA
- a CDS encoding class I SAM-dependent methyltransferase, with protein MTETRAIRENYSRVATAYDGVWADALAVHAKGVTDRLALADARRVAELGCGPGRLLPYLAERAPRAQVVGADLTEAMLRRAPASYGRVLADVQALPFAAGSLDGVVMPFVLFHLPELALGLREVRRALQPGGAFGAVTWSTHDPHPAYDVWVRVIDEHDAPPDPSPQMPSGEVTADPDALAEAMAAAGFEAVRITAEPFRHQVGWRDFIDHAKVVGSMARRLDLLPDDRRKACLKAAEAELSQLDPADFVESGRVLYTTAVAGGNQ; from the coding sequence GTGACTGAGACGCGGGCCATTCGTGAGAACTACAGCCGGGTGGCGACGGCGTATGACGGGGTGTGGGCGGACGCGCTGGCGGTGCATGCGAAGGGCGTCACCGACCGGTTGGCACTCGCTGACGCGCGACGAGTGGCCGAGCTCGGGTGTGGGCCCGGGCGGTTGCTGCCGTACTTGGCGGAGCGGGCGCCGCGGGCCCAGGTCGTCGGCGCGGATCTGACCGAGGCGATGCTGCGGCGGGCGCCCGCGTCGTACGGGCGGGTGCTCGCGGATGTCCAGGCGCTGCCGTTCGCGGCCGGTTCGCTCGACGGCGTCGTGATGCCGTTTGTGCTGTTCCACTTGCCGGAGTTGGCGTTGGGGTTGCGGGAGGTACGGCGGGCGCTTCAGCCGGGTGGTGCGTTCGGTGCGGTGACGTGGTCGACGCACGATCCGCATCCGGCGTACGACGTGTGGGTGCGGGTGATCGACGAGCACGACGCGCCGCCGGATCCGTCGCCGCAGATGCCGTCGGGCGAGGTCACGGCTGATCCGGACGCTCTCGCGGAGGCGATGGCGGCGGCTGGGTTCGAGGCGGTGCGGATTACGGCCGAGCCGTTCCGGCATCAGGTCGGCTGGCGGGACTTCATCGACCACGCGAAGGTGGTCGGCTCGATGGCCCGGCGGCTCGACCTCTTGCCCGATGACCGGCGGAAGGCTTGCCTGAAGGCGGCCGAGGCCGAGTTGTCCCAGCTGGACCCGGCCGACTTCGTCGAGTCCGGCCGAGTGCTCTACACGACGGCTGTTGCTGGAGGCAACCAATGA
- a CDS encoding DUF2785 domain-containing protein → MTDWARVRADDFAVPEGRPVEELVAELSAMLRSPDPVVRDRQAYSILATWIDREVLSAEQLVDLGDEMAARFGDSEIQARAFAPLILDCIVSAGVFEPRWVEPFTSWYAAEHDLRGHDPSLGWLHAVAHGADLLGAFGQLPEVAPTSLLDLGLARVLTPTEYALRDLEDSRLAYALASTLTRPDLSEEDATAWLATAPDALRLVGITAGIPAHITNTFNTLNALYVLVDRGVEPPLQSTRTQVSHRKAVLDHLAAALRTLSPHQS, encoded by the coding sequence ATGACGGATTGGGCACGGGTGCGAGCCGACGACTTCGCGGTACCGGAAGGCCGCCCGGTCGAGGAGCTGGTCGCCGAGTTGTCCGCGATGCTGCGATCGCCGGATCCGGTGGTCCGCGACCGGCAGGCGTACTCGATCCTTGCGACCTGGATCGATCGCGAGGTCTTGTCCGCGGAGCAGTTGGTCGACCTGGGCGACGAGATGGCCGCGCGGTTCGGCGACAGCGAGATCCAGGCCCGCGCGTTCGCCCCGCTCATCCTCGACTGCATCGTCTCGGCCGGGGTGTTCGAGCCGCGCTGGGTCGAACCTTTCACCAGCTGGTACGCCGCGGAGCACGATCTTCGCGGTCATGACCCGTCTCTCGGCTGGCTGCATGCCGTCGCCCACGGTGCTGACCTCCTCGGCGCCTTCGGCCAGCTACCGGAAGTCGCGCCGACGTCGTTGCTGGATCTCGGCCTCGCCAGAGTCCTCACGCCGACCGAATACGCCCTGCGGGACCTGGAGGACAGCCGACTGGCGTACGCACTCGCGTCGACCCTGACCCGCCCAGACCTGTCGGAGGAAGACGCGACCGCCTGGCTGGCCACAGCGCCTGACGCCCTCCGGCTGGTCGGGATCACGGCCGGAATCCCCGCACACATCACCAACACCTTCAACACCCTGAACGCTCTCTACGTCCTGGTGGACCGTGGAGTCGAACCGCCCCTCCAGAGCACCCGGACCCAGGTCTCCCACCGCAAGGCCGTCCTGGACCACCTAGCAGCCGCCCTACGCACCCTCTCCCCCCACCAGAGCTAA
- a CDS encoding STAS domain-containing protein produces the protein MDLSLTTRTEGERTVVEVGGEIDVYTAPKLRETIVSLVDAGNHHLVMDLEKVEFLDSTGLGVLVGGLKRARTNEGSLALVCTQERLLKIFRITGLDKVFDIHDNVASAI, from the coding sequence GTGGATCTGTCGCTGACGACGCGCACCGAAGGTGAGCGCACAGTCGTCGAAGTGGGTGGGGAGATCGATGTCTACACCGCGCCGAAACTCCGCGAGACCATCGTCTCGCTGGTCGATGCGGGCAACCATCACCTGGTGATGGACCTGGAAAAGGTCGAATTCCTTGACTCCACGGGCCTGGGCGTGCTGGTCGGTGGATTGAAACGGGCCCGGACGAACGAGGGCTCGCTGGCTCTGGTCTGCACGCAGGAACGACTGCTGAAGATCTTCCGGATCACTGGTCTGGACAAGGTGTTCGACATCCACGACAACGTGGCCTCGGCGATCTGA
- a CDS encoding DEAD/DEAH box helicase → MRDGGEAAGVLKRLAAGPGRAERLTHVEPVPARPSRTGAWPRWVPAEVLAQLAEAGITEPWIHQIATAEAAYGGRSVVVATGTASGKSLGYWLPAFATLAIAEAASPHRRTASVLYLSPTKALAHDQLRAVSAFTVPGLRATTLDGDSERTERDWARDHATYVLSNPDMLHRSVLPNHQRWARFLGSLQYVVVDECHHYRGVFGAHVAGVLRRLRRVCAHYGSYPVFVCASATVAEPAVSGERLTGLPMEAVTDDGSPRGGVSFGLWEPPLVSSYGGENGAQVRRSATAEVADLLTDLVVSGVRTVAFVRSRRGAESVAMTARANLEEVDPSLVDQVSAYRAGYLPEERRRLEAMLHSGELTGVAATNALELGVDIAGLDAVLLTGWPGTRASLWQQAGRAGRSGTEALALLVARDDPLDTYLVRHPEAIFGRPVEATVFNPENPYILGPQLCAAAQELPLTTDDFEVFGSTTERVIGQLVSQGLLRPRPRGWFWTRRDRAVDAIDIRSAGGRTVQIVEEETGRLLGTVDGGAAHASVHEGAVYVHAGESYLVRTLDLEGHAAIVAPAAPDYTTFARDITEIGILGAEASTSWGAAELSRGWVQVTHQVVSYQRKQLVTGDILDEVPLELPERTLRTKAVWWTLPDDQVAALGLDDVPGAAHAAEHASIGLLPLFATCDRWDIGGVSTARHADTGCLTVFVYDGHPGGAGFAEHGYAAAREWLTATREAIAHCECSQGCPSCVQSPKCGNGNNPLDKAGAVTLLSALLADH, encoded by the coding sequence ATGCGTGACGGCGGTGAGGCGGCGGGCGTGCTCAAGCGGCTTGCGGCCGGGCCTGGGCGTGCGGAGCGGCTGACGCATGTCGAGCCGGTGCCGGCACGCCCTAGCCGCACGGGCGCTTGGCCGCGCTGGGTGCCCGCTGAAGTGCTCGCGCAACTGGCCGAAGCCGGAATCACCGAGCCGTGGATCCACCAGATCGCGACGGCCGAAGCGGCGTACGGCGGCCGTTCGGTAGTAGTAGCCACCGGAACGGCGTCCGGGAAGTCGCTCGGCTACTGGCTTCCCGCGTTCGCCACGCTGGCCATAGCCGAGGCGGCGTCCCCTCACCGTCGTACGGCGTCAGTGCTCTATCTGTCGCCCACCAAGGCTCTTGCGCACGACCAGCTCCGGGCGGTCTCCGCGTTCACCGTGCCGGGTCTGCGCGCCACGACGCTCGACGGCGACTCCGAACGGACCGAGCGCGACTGGGCCCGGGACCACGCCACCTATGTCTTGAGCAATCCGGACATGTTGCACCGGTCAGTGCTGCCCAACCACCAACGCTGGGCCCGATTCCTCGGCAGCCTGCAGTACGTCGTAGTAGACGAGTGCCACCACTACCGAGGCGTCTTCGGCGCACACGTCGCAGGAGTCCTCCGCAGGCTTCGCCGGGTCTGCGCCCACTACGGGTCGTACCCGGTCTTCGTCTGCGCCTCGGCGACTGTTGCCGAGCCGGCCGTCTCTGGCGAACGGCTGACCGGTCTGCCGATGGAGGCCGTCACCGACGACGGTTCACCCCGTGGCGGCGTCTCCTTCGGCCTGTGGGAACCACCGCTCGTTTCGTCGTACGGCGGGGAGAACGGCGCGCAGGTCCGTCGCTCAGCTACCGCCGAGGTGGCCGACCTACTGACCGATCTGGTCGTCTCGGGCGTTCGTACCGTGGCCTTCGTTCGTTCGCGACGTGGTGCCGAGTCTGTCGCGATGACTGCTCGGGCCAACTTGGAGGAGGTAGACCCGAGCCTTGTCGACCAGGTCTCGGCGTACCGCGCGGGTTATCTCCCGGAGGAACGACGTCGTCTGGAGGCCATGCTGCACAGTGGCGAGCTAACGGGTGTTGCCGCCACCAACGCGCTCGAGCTCGGCGTGGATATCGCCGGGCTGGACGCAGTACTACTGACGGGCTGGCCGGGGACTAGGGCATCCCTCTGGCAGCAGGCGGGACGAGCCGGCCGTTCCGGCACTGAGGCGTTGGCGCTTCTGGTGGCCCGGGACGATCCACTGGACACCTACTTGGTCCGGCACCCGGAGGCGATCTTCGGACGACCAGTGGAGGCCACGGTCTTCAACCCGGAGAATCCGTACATCCTCGGGCCACAGCTATGTGCCGCAGCTCAGGAACTGCCGCTCACGACGGACGACTTCGAGGTCTTCGGCTCCACTACAGAGCGGGTCATCGGTCAGCTGGTCTCGCAGGGGCTGTTGCGGCCTCGGCCACGCGGCTGGTTCTGGACGCGGCGCGACCGGGCCGTGGACGCGATCGACATCCGCTCGGCCGGCGGCCGGACCGTGCAGATCGTCGAGGAGGAGACCGGGCGCCTGCTCGGTACGGTCGACGGCGGCGCGGCCCATGCGAGCGTGCACGAGGGCGCGGTCTACGTCCATGCCGGCGAGTCCTATCTGGTCCGCACGCTCGACCTCGAGGGCCACGCGGCGATCGTGGCACCGGCCGCGCCGGACTACACGACGTTTGCCCGGGACATCACCGAGATCGGCATCCTCGGGGCCGAGGCCAGTACCAGCTGGGGTGCCGCCGAGCTGTCGCGCGGCTGGGTCCAGGTGACGCACCAGGTGGTGTCGTACCAGCGCAAGCAGCTCGTCACCGGCGACATCCTCGACGAGGTTCCGCTGGAACTGCCCGAGCGGACGCTGCGCACCAAGGCCGTCTGGTGGACCCTGCCGGACGACCAGGTCGCGGCACTCGGCCTGGACGACGTACCGGGTGCGGCCCATGCCGCCGAACACGCCTCGATCGGACTGCTGCCGTTGTTCGCTACTTGCGATCGCTGGGACATCGGTGGCGTCTCGACCGCGCGGCACGCCGACACCGGCTGCCTGACCGTTTTCGTGTACGACGGCCATCCCGGTGGCGCGGGTTTCGCCGAACATGGCTACGCGGCGGCGCGCGAGTGGTTGACCGCGACCCGGGAGGCGATTGCACACTGTGAGTGCAGCCAAGGTTGCCCCTCGTGCGTCCAGTCGCCCAAATGCGGGAACGGGAACAACCCGCTCGACAAGGCAGGAGCCGTCACCCTCCTGTCCGCGCTACTCGCAGACCACTAG
- a CDS encoding sodium-translocating pyrophosphatase, which yields MSALLAVQAVDLSSSNTTLVIVVGAIAIFAIGIAMVFRGQVLAANDGTENMKTIAVAVQEGASAYLSRQFKTLSVFAVIAFLLLFLLPVHGDGNETTLRIARSVFFLIGAGFSASIGYLGMWLATRANVRVAAAARDEGRDPAMKVAFRTGGTVGMATVGLGLLGAAIVVLLFQGDAPTVLEGFGFGAAMLAMFMRVGGGIFTKAADVGADLVGKVEQNIPEDDPRNAATIADNVGDNVGDCAGMAADLFESYAVMLVASLILGKIAFGEHGLVFPLIVPAIGAVTAVIGVYLTKPRAGENGLKTINRSFYLSAGISAVLCTIAAFVYLPSSFGELTGVAADIAAHTGDPRVIATVSVIIGIVLAAVILALTGYFTGTEDKPVKDVGKTSLTGAATVILSGISVGFESAVYTALVIGAAVYGAFLVGGSGVVALFAIALAGCGLLTTVGVIVAMDTFGPVSDNAQGIAEMSGDVDGEAAQILTELDAVGNTTKAITKGIAIATAVLAATALFGSYTQSIAEVLSVEALAKFNEASRVFEPSTLVGILIGAAVVFMFSGLAINAVGRAAGAVVYEVRRQFRDIPGIMDGTGKPEYGKVVDICTRDSLRELATPGLLAILAPIAVGFGLGASALAGYLAGAIASGTLMAVFLANAGGAWDNAKKLVEDGNHGGKGSPAHEATIIGDTVGDPFKDTAGPAINPLIKVMNLVSVLIAPAVVSMTIGDDQNPVLRAVIAIAATLIVVGAVVVSKRRESVISDTPAEAKAAA from the coding sequence ATGTCCGCGCTGCTTGCGGTACAAGCGGTGGATCTTTCGTCGAGCAACACCACGCTGGTCATTGTCGTCGGCGCGATCGCGATCTTCGCGATCGGCATCGCGATGGTGTTCCGCGGTCAGGTGCTTGCCGCGAACGATGGCACCGAGAACATGAAGACGATCGCGGTCGCGGTCCAGGAAGGCGCGTCGGCCTATCTGTCCCGGCAGTTCAAGACGCTGTCGGTCTTCGCCGTGATCGCCTTCCTGCTGCTGTTCCTGTTGCCGGTGCACGGCGATGGGAACGAGACCACGCTGCGGATCGCGCGGTCGGTCTTCTTCCTGATCGGTGCGGGCTTCTCGGCCTCCATCGGCTATCTGGGCATGTGGCTGGCCACTCGCGCCAACGTCCGCGTCGCCGCGGCCGCGCGCGACGAGGGCCGCGACCCGGCCATGAAGGTGGCCTTCCGTACCGGTGGCACCGTGGGTATGGCGACGGTGGGCCTCGGCCTGCTCGGCGCCGCGATCGTGGTGCTGCTGTTCCAGGGTGACGCCCCGACGGTGCTCGAGGGCTTCGGCTTCGGTGCCGCCATGCTCGCCATGTTCATGCGTGTCGGTGGCGGTATCTTCACCAAGGCCGCCGACGTCGGCGCCGACCTGGTCGGCAAGGTCGAGCAGAACATTCCCGAGGACGACCCCCGCAACGCGGCGACCATCGCCGACAACGTGGGCGACAACGTCGGTGACTGCGCCGGTATGGCCGCGGACCTGTTCGAGTCGTACGCCGTGATGCTGGTGGCCTCGCTGATCCTGGGCAAGATCGCCTTCGGTGAGCACGGTCTGGTCTTCCCGCTGATCGTGCCGGCCATCGGTGCCGTCACCGCCGTGATCGGCGTCTACCTGACCAAGCCGCGCGCCGGCGAGAACGGTCTGAAGACGATCAACCGGTCCTTCTATCTGTCGGCCGGCATTTCCGCGGTGCTCTGTACGATCGCGGCGTTCGTCTACCTGCCGTCGTCGTTCGGCGAGCTGACCGGAGTGGCCGCGGACATCGCCGCGCACACCGGCGACCCGCGCGTCATCGCCACCGTCTCGGTGATCATCGGCATCGTGCTGGCAGCGGTCATCCTGGCGCTGACCGGCTACTTCACCGGTACCGAGGACAAGCCGGTCAAGGACGTCGGCAAGACCTCGCTGACCGGTGCGGCCACCGTCATCCTGTCCGGTATCTCGGTCGGCTTCGAGTCCGCCGTCTACACCGCGCTGGTGATCGGTGCGGCCGTGTACGGCGCCTTCCTGGTCGGCGGTTCCGGTGTGGTCGCGCTGTTCGCGATCGCGCTGGCCGGTTGTGGTCTGCTCACCACCGTCGGCGTCATCGTCGCGATGGACACCTTCGGCCCGGTCTCCGACAACGCGCAGGGCATCGCCGAGATGTCGGGCGACGTCGACGGCGAGGCGGCGCAGATCCTGACCGAGCTGGACGCCGTCGGCAACACCACCAAGGCCATCACCAAGGGCATCGCGATCGCCACCGCCGTGCTGGCGGCCACCGCGCTGTTCGGTTCGTACACGCAGTCGATCGCCGAGGTGCTCAGCGTCGAGGCGCTCGCGAAGTTCAACGAGGCGTCCCGCGTCTTCGAACCGTCCACGCTGGTCGGCATTCTCATCGGTGCGGCCGTCGTGTTCATGTTCTCCGGTCTCGCGATCAACGCCGTCGGCCGTGCCGCCGGTGCGGTCGTCTACGAGGTACGTCGCCAGTTCCGCGACATCCCGGGCATCATGGACGGCACTGGCAAGCCGGAGTACGGCAAGGTCGTCGACATCTGCACCCGCGACTCGCTGCGGGAGCTGGCCACGCCGGGTCTGCTCGCCATCCTGGCCCCGATCGCCGTCGGCTTCGGCCTCGGCGCCTCGGCCCTGGCCGGTTACCTGGCCGGTGCGATCGCCAGCGGCACGCTGATGGCGGTCTTCCTGGCCAACGCCGGTGGCGCGTGGGACAACGCGAAGAAGCTGGTCGAGGACGGCAACCACGGTGGCAAGGGTTCGCCCGCGCACGAGGCCACCATCATCGGTGACACCGTCGGCGACCCGTTCAAGGACACCGCCGGTCCGGCCATCAACCCGCTGATCAAGGTGATGAACCTGGTCTCCGTGCTGATCGCGCCGGCCGTCGTCAGCATGACCATCGGCGACGACCAGAACCCGGTGCTCCGGGCGGTCATCGCGATCGCGGCCACGCTGATCGTCGTCGGTGCCGTCGTGGTCTCCAAGCGCCGGGAGTCGGTCATCTCCGACACCCCCGCCGAGGCCAAGGCAGCCGCCTGA
- a CDS encoding Lrp/AsnC family transcriptional regulator, producing MSRYRPWDELDRGLVHALRIDARAPFTRVAAVLGTSTQTVARRYARLRNDSGLRIAGLLYPQGEPWVIRLTAGDAAADVGQALAKRADTSWVRLASGGTEVVAVVHMTPPDLLLRDIPRTAGITAISAHYLLRMYLGGPSAWRGSSRVLTDDQERQLQPPPVDRKPVVLGDADRRLLDVLLEDGRTSYGELAVATGWSAATVAKRLAELRTSGALFFDVQVEADEVATGQALIWLSVQPAELDNVARAIADHDESTVVAATTGRTNLLVNVRCPTPERLHAYLTGRLAFDAIAAAETSPGWEDLKAAGPVRLRTPASVDK from the coding sequence ATGTCGAGATATAGACCATGGGATGAGCTGGATCGGGGGTTGGTCCACGCGCTGCGGATCGACGCCCGGGCGCCGTTCACCCGGGTCGCGGCCGTGCTCGGCACCTCGACGCAGACCGTCGCGAGGCGATACGCCCGCCTCCGGAACGACTCCGGCCTCCGGATCGCGGGGCTGCTTTATCCACAGGGGGAGCCGTGGGTGATCCGGCTGACGGCCGGCGATGCCGCGGCAGACGTCGGCCAGGCCTTGGCGAAACGGGCTGACACGTCTTGGGTGCGACTCGCCTCCGGCGGTACCGAGGTGGTGGCCGTTGTCCACATGACTCCGCCTGACCTCTTGCTGCGGGACATCCCGCGCACGGCAGGTATTACGGCGATCTCCGCGCACTACCTGTTGCGGATGTACCTAGGTGGCCCGAGCGCTTGGCGGGGTAGTAGTCGCGTATTGACCGATGACCAGGAGCGGCAGCTGCAGCCACCACCTGTGGACCGGAAGCCCGTCGTACTCGGAGATGCGGATCGCCGGCTGCTCGACGTACTGCTGGAGGACGGGAGAACGTCGTACGGCGAACTGGCCGTCGCGACTGGGTGGTCCGCGGCGACTGTCGCGAAGCGGCTTGCGGAGCTACGGACGAGTGGCGCGCTGTTCTTCGACGTACAAGTGGAAGCGGACGAAGTGGCGACGGGGCAGGCCTTGATCTGGTTGTCCGTGCAGCCGGCCGAGCTCGACAACGTTGCCCGGGCCATCGCCGATCATGACGAGTCGACCGTTGTCGCGGCGACGACCGGACGGACGAATCTGCTCGTGAATGTGCGCTGTCCAACGCCGGAGCGGTTGCACGCCTACCTGACCGGGCGGTTGGCTTTCGATGCCATCGCGGCGGCCGAAACCAGCCCCGGTTGGGAGGACCTCAAAGCCGCTGGGCCAGTCCGACTTCGGACACCGGCGAGTGTTGACAAATAA
- a CDS encoding ABC transporter ATP-binding protein — protein sequence MIEATGLTKRYGETVAVDNLSFSVKTGKVTGFLGPNGAGKSTTMRMILGLDTPTGGDVRIDGQHYRDLKRPLTKVGALLDAKWVHPNRSARAHLSWMAASNKLPKQRVDEVLEMVGLSSVAGKRAGAYSLGMSQRLGIAGALLGDPEVLLFDEPVNGLDPEGIVWIRTFMHKLAGEGRTVFVSSHLLSEMALTADELIVIGKGKLIAQSTTQEFVDRASGSSVKVRSPQLDALQSVLQRDNLATRIEDAGTEGKVLFVDGEVTTDMIGEAAAAQGIVLHELTLQRGSLEAAFMQMTGDSVQYHATEEIAGVLTNAVPAVSATEVAAGPKEDN from the coding sequence ATGATCGAGGCAACCGGCCTCACCAAGCGTTACGGCGAAACTGTTGCCGTCGACAACCTGTCGTTCAGCGTCAAGACCGGCAAGGTGACGGGCTTCCTGGGCCCGAACGGCGCCGGCAAGTCCACCACGATGCGGATGATCCTCGGTCTGGACACCCCCACGGGTGGTGACGTCCGGATCGACGGTCAGCACTACCGCGACCTGAAGCGCCCGCTGACCAAGGTCGGCGCGCTGCTGGACGCCAAGTGGGTGCACCCGAACCGGTCGGCCCGGGCCCACCTCAGCTGGATGGCAGCCTCCAACAAGCTGCCGAAACAGCGGGTCGACGAGGTTCTCGAGATGGTCGGCCTGAGTTCCGTGGCCGGCAAGCGGGCCGGTGCCTACTCACTGGGCATGTCCCAGCGGCTCGGTATCGCCGGCGCGTTGCTGGGCGATCCCGAGGTGCTGCTCTTCGACGAGCCGGTCAACGGTCTCGACCCGGAGGGCATCGTCTGGATCCGGACCTTCATGCACAAGCTGGCCGGTGAGGGCCGCACGGTCTTCGTCTCCAGCCACCTGCTGTCGGAGATGGCCCTGACCGCCGACGAGCTGATCGTGATCGGCAAGGGCAAGCTGATCGCCCAGTCCACCACCCAGGAGTTCGTCGATCGGGCCAGCGGCAGCAGCGTCAAGGTGCGCAGCCCGCAGCTCGACGCCTTGCAGAGCGTGCTTCAGCGCGACAACCTCGCGACCCGGATCGAGGACGCGGGCACCGAGGGCAAGGTGCTGTTCGTCGACGGCGAGGTGACCACCGACATGATCGGTGAGGCCGCGGCCGCGCAGGGCATCGTGCTGCACGAGCTGACCCTGCAGCGGGGTTCGCTCGAGGCGGCGTTCATGCAGATGACCGGCGACTCGGTGCAGTACCACGCCACCGAGGAGATCGCCGGTGTGTTGACGAATGCGGTGCCTGCCGTGTCCGCGACCGAGGTGGCCGCTGGGCCGAAGGAGGACAACTGA